From Cellulomonas dongxiuzhuiae, the proteins below share one genomic window:
- a CDS encoding DUF4233 domain-containing protein has translation MSTQQPAPTRRKRPAKPQFTQMTLLLEAFLVGFATLVAYGLRVAPPATVWTLGGVTFAILLLLSGYVGRPGGYVAGSLAQLAVLGFGVLVPMMYGVGAVFVVLWVVSLRLGARIDRERAEWDAAHPEGAPPV, from the coding sequence ATGAGCACGCAGCAGCCCGCCCCGACGCGGCGCAAGCGTCCGGCGAAGCCGCAGTTCACGCAGATGACGCTGCTGCTGGAGGCCTTCCTGGTGGGCTTCGCGACCCTCGTCGCGTACGGCCTGCGCGTCGCGCCGCCCGCGACCGTGTGGACGCTCGGCGGTGTGACGTTCGCGATCCTGCTGCTGCTGTCCGGCTACGTGGGGCGACCCGGCGGCTACGTCGCCGGCTCGCTGGCGCAGCTGGCCGTGCTCGGGTTCGGCGTCCTGGTGCCGATGATGTACGGCGTCGGCGCCGTGTTCGTCGTGCTGTGGGTCGTGTCCCTGCGCCTGGGCGCACGCATCGACCGCGAACGTGCCGAGTGGGACGCGGCGCACCCGGAGGGCGCGCCGCCGGTGTGA
- the ndk gene encoding nucleoside-diphosphate kinase, which yields MTDAPSPQRTLVLVKPDGVRRGHVGEVLRRIEAKGYTLVAVELRHADAALLVEHYAEHAGKPFVDALVSFMRSGPVLAAVVEGHRVIEGFRSLAGATDPTVAAPGTIRGDLARDWGSKLIENIVHGSDGEESAAREIALWFPAL from the coding sequence ATGACTGACGCACCCTCCCCGCAGCGCACCCTCGTCCTCGTCAAGCCTGACGGCGTGCGCCGCGGCCACGTCGGCGAGGTCCTGCGGCGCATCGAGGCCAAGGGCTACACGCTCGTGGCCGTCGAGCTGCGGCACGCCGACGCGGCCCTGCTGGTCGAGCACTACGCCGAGCACGCCGGCAAGCCGTTCGTCGACGCCCTGGTGTCGTTCATGCGCTCGGGCCCCGTGCTCGCCGCCGTGGTCGAGGGCCACCGCGTCATCGAGGGCTTCCGCTCGCTCGCCGGCGCCACCGACCCGACCGTCGCCGCGCCCGGGACCATCCGCGGCGACCTGGCACGCGACTGGGGCAGCAAGCTCATCGAGAACATCGTGCACGGGTCGGACGGCGAGGAGTCGGCCGCGCGCGAGATCGC